In the Rhizobium sp. CB3090 genome, one interval contains:
- a CDS encoding TIGR00645 family protein: MKSLELLVERIILSSRWILVVFYLGLAAALAIYAVSFGYKFLKVAAGVFDYDEADMILAILGLIDAALVASLIVMVMISGYENFVSRFDEADDEVSFLGKLDSGSLKIKVASSIVAISSIHLLQIFLNATQYENGKLMWLTIMHLAFVVSALLLGYLEKIMAKAKAKDA; encoded by the coding sequence ATGAAGTCCCTGGAACTACTGGTCGAGCGCATCATCCTCTCCAGCCGTTGGATTCTGGTGGTCTTCTATCTCGGTCTTGCGGCCGCCCTTGCGATCTATGCCGTCTCGTTCGGCTACAAGTTCCTGAAGGTCGCCGCCGGCGTCTTTGATTATGACGAGGCGGACATGATCCTCGCCATTCTCGGCCTTATCGATGCCGCACTGGTGGCCAGCCTCATCGTCATGGTGATGATTTCCGGCTATGAAAATTTCGTCAGCCGCTTCGACGAGGCAGACGACGAAGTCTCCTTCCTCGGCAAGCTCGATTCCGGCAGCCTCAAGATCAAGGTTGCTTCTTCCATCGTCGCCATTTCGTCGATCCACCTGCTGCAGATCTTTCTCAACGCCACCCAATACGAGAACGGCAAGCTGATGTGGCTCACCATCATGCATCTCGCCTTCGTCGTCTCGGCGCTTCTGCTCGGCTATCTGGAAAAGATCATGGCGAAGGCCAAAGCCAAGGACGCCTAA
- a CDS encoding LuxR family transcriptional regulator produces the protein MSYIITAERQLLLSAELAAARTQAAFGQALERASSAFGFSHVALMNAPVSEDSMLTPLVIEGSLTPQFLREFDRNQLLRQCSMLMRVRDSVMPLPWHLLEKGADVDMSRELRSLFSNHSCTMGVVIPINSSDGQRLVFWFMGSRSSLGQSELNELTMIMLQGLDAYNCIKRSDSSVPHMLSTRELEVVRWTAQGKTSVEIGQILSLSDHTVNAYMTNAIRKLDCVNRTQLVAKAIRLKLIS, from the coding sequence ATGTCCTATATCATCACCGCCGAGAGACAATTATTGCTTTCCGCCGAGCTGGCCGCAGCCCGCACACAGGCGGCTTTTGGGCAGGCTTTGGAGCGTGCGAGTTCCGCTTTCGGCTTCAGCCATGTAGCGCTGATGAATGCTCCGGTTTCCGAAGATTCCATGCTGACGCCGCTGGTCATCGAAGGCTCGCTGACGCCGCAATTCCTGCGTGAATTCGATCGCAATCAGTTGCTCCGCCAATGCTCGATGTTGATGCGTGTGCGGGACTCGGTCATGCCGCTTCCGTGGCATCTGCTGGAAAAAGGCGCCGACGTCGACATGTCGCGCGAGCTGCGCTCGCTCTTCTCCAACCACAGTTGCACGATGGGCGTCGTCATTCCCATCAATTCCTCTGACGGACAACGTCTCGTCTTCTGGTTCATGGGCAGTCGCAGCAGCCTTGGGCAAAGCGAGCTCAACGAGCTCACCATGATCATGCTGCAGGGGCTCGACGCCTACAACTGCATCAAGCGCAGTGACAGTTCCGTGCCGCATATGCTCTCCACCAGAGAGCTGGAAGTGGTTCGCTGGACGGCGCAGGGAAAAACTTCGGTCGAAATCGGCCAGATTCTTTCCCTCTCCGACCACACGGTCAACGCCTATATGACCAACGCGATCAGGAAACTCGATTGCGTCAATCGCACCCAGTTGGTCGCCAAGGCCATCCGTTTGAAACTGATCAGCTAG